In Schlegelella aquatica, one DNA window encodes the following:
- the lepA gene encoding translation elongation factor 4, giving the protein MNHIRNFSIIAHIDHGKSTLADRLIQRCGGLSDREMEAQVLDSMDIERERGITIKAQTAALTYTARDGQTYNLNLIDTPGHVDFSYEVSRSLSACEGALLVVDASQGVEAQTVANCYTAIELGVEVVPVLNKMDLPQADPDRAKAEIEDVIGIDATDAIPCSAKTGMGIDDILEAIITRMPPPRGNPDGPLRAMIIDSWFDNYVGVVMLVRVVDGGLRRGDRIKLMATGAAYTAEQLGIFTPKSVPRDVLAAGEVGFVIAGIKELQAAKVGDTITHEKKTPNCLGPAAEPLPGFKEIQPQVFAGLYPTEASEYDSLRDALEKLKLNDSSLRFEPEVSQALGFGFRCGFLGLLHMEIVQERLEREFDQDLITTAPSVVYEVELNDGTVLQVENPSKMPDQGRIREIREPIVTVHLYMPQDYVGPVMTLANQKRGVQLNMAYHGRQVMLTYDMPLAEIVLDFFDKLKSVSRGYASMDYEFKEYRAADVVKVDMLINGDRVDALSIIVHRTQAQHRGREVAAKMREIIPRQMFDVAIQAAIGSNIIARETIKALRKNVLAKCYGGDITRKRKLLEKQKAGKKRMKQIGSVEVPQEAFLAILQVDD; this is encoded by the coding sequence ATGAACCACATCCGCAACTTCTCGATCATTGCCCACATCGACCACGGCAAGTCCACGCTCGCCGACCGTCTGATCCAGCGTTGCGGGGGCCTGAGCGACCGTGAGATGGAAGCGCAGGTGCTCGACTCGATGGACATCGAGCGCGAGCGCGGCATCACCATCAAGGCGCAGACGGCCGCGCTCACCTACACCGCGCGCGACGGCCAGACCTACAACCTCAACCTGATCGACACCCCGGGCCACGTGGACTTCTCCTACGAAGTCAGCCGGTCGCTCTCGGCCTGCGAGGGTGCGCTTCTCGTGGTCGACGCGAGCCAGGGGGTCGAGGCGCAGACGGTGGCCAACTGCTACACCGCGATCGAGTTGGGCGTCGAGGTGGTGCCCGTGCTCAACAAGATGGATCTGCCGCAGGCGGACCCGGACCGGGCCAAGGCGGAGATCGAGGACGTGATCGGCATCGATGCGACGGATGCGATCCCGTGCTCCGCGAAGACGGGCATGGGCATCGACGACATCCTCGAAGCCATCATCACCCGCATGCCGCCCCCGCGGGGCAACCCCGATGGCCCGCTGCGCGCCATGATCATCGACTCCTGGTTCGACAACTACGTCGGCGTCGTGATGCTGGTGCGGGTGGTCGACGGCGGTCTCAGGCGCGGCGACCGCATCAAGCTGATGGCCACGGGGGCGGCCTACACGGCCGAGCAACTGGGCATCTTCACCCCGAAGTCGGTGCCCCGCGACGTGCTGGCGGCGGGCGAGGTGGGGTTCGTCATCGCCGGCATCAAGGAGTTGCAGGCGGCCAAGGTGGGCGACACCATCACCCACGAGAAGAAGACGCCGAACTGCCTGGGGCCGGCAGCGGAGCCGCTGCCCGGCTTCAAGGAGATCCAGCCGCAGGTGTTCGCGGGGCTCTACCCGACCGAGGCGAGCGAGTACGACTCGCTGCGTGACGCGTTGGAAAAGCTCAAGCTCAACGACTCGTCGTTGCGCTTCGAGCCCGAAGTGTCGCAGGCGCTCGGGTTCGGCTTCCGCTGCGGCTTCCTGGGCCTCTTGCACATGGAGATCGTGCAGGAGCGGCTCGAGCGCGAGTTCGACCAGGACCTCATCACCACCGCGCCGAGCGTGGTGTACGAAGTCGAGTTGAACGACGGCACGGTGCTGCAGGTCGAGAACCCGTCGAAAATGCCCGACCAGGGGCGCATCCGCGAGATCCGCGAGCCGATCGTCACGGTGCACCTGTACATGCCGCAGGACTACGTCGGCCCGGTGATGACCCTGGCCAACCAGAAGCGCGGCGTGCAGCTCAACATGGCCTACCACGGCCGGCAGGTGATGCTCACCTACGACATGCCCCTGGCCGAGATCGTGTTGGACTTCTTCGACAAGCTCAAGTCCGTCTCGCGCGGCTACGCGTCGATGGACTACGAGTTCAAGGAGTACCGCGCGGCCGATGTCGTCAAGGTGGACATGCTCATCAACGGCGACAGGGTCGATGCACTGTCGATCATCGTGCACCGCACGCAGGCGCAGCACCGCGGGCGTGAGGTGGCGGCCAAGATGCGCGAGATCATCCCGCGCCAGATGTTCGATGTGGCCATCCAGGCGGCGATCGGCAGCAACATCATCGCCCGCGAAACGATCAAGGCGCTGCGCAAGAACGTGCTGGCAAAATGCTACGGGGGTGACATCACCCGCAAGCGCAAGTTGCTTGAAAAACAAAAAGCCGGCAAGAAGCGGATGAAGCAGATCGGCTCCGTCGAGGTGCCGCAGGAAGCCTTCCTGGCCATCCTTCAAGTCGACGATTGA
- a CDS encoding DUF4845 domain-containing protein: MIPRLARHQRGITLIGLLFWAIVISFLGLIAMRVFPTLNEYWTIQRTVRKVAHEGGTTVPEIRAAFERQKQIEYSITSISGKDLDVTKVNDQIVVSFAYDKEIELFGPVYLLIKYSGSSR; the protein is encoded by the coding sequence ATGATCCCACGCCTGGCGCGGCATCAGCGCGGCATCACGCTCATCGGCCTGTTGTTCTGGGCCATCGTCATCTCGTTCCTGGGTCTGATCGCGATGCGCGTTTTCCCGACGCTCAACGAGTACTGGACGATCCAGCGCACGGTGCGCAAGGTGGCGCATGAAGGCGGCACCACGGTGCCCGAGATCCGCGCGGCCTTCGAGCGGCAGAAGCAGATCGAGTACTCCATCACCTCGATCTCGGGCAAGGATCTGGACGTGACGAAGGTCAACGACCAGATCGTCGTGAGCTTCGCCTACGACAAGGAGATCGAGCTGTTCGGCCCGGTCTACCTGCTGATCAAGTACTCCGGCAGTTCCCGTTGA
- the lepB gene encoding signal peptidase I — protein sequence MGLLTGALYACLIFYLGGWYLGMWRGNFSLLLLILTVVTLAYWLAERFHFRPARERAAERLAQQAQARRAELARQGIQQVDGDVEAARRQVLAQPWWLDWTAGLFPVICAVFLLRSFLFEPFKIPSGSMVPTLLVGDLILVNKYHYGIRLPVANTKIVENHTPERGDVIVFRYPKDTSIDYIKRVVGVPGDEVAYLNKRLFINGKPVPTQPLGEYYDEDSRRYAQMFSEQLGAVEHRVLTQKEAPPFVMAADEYPHRDQCRYTAEGVACKVPAGHYFVMGDNRDNSQDSRYWGFVPDENIVGKAFFIWMNLGNLGRIGSFK from the coding sequence ATGGGACTGCTCACTGGAGCGTTGTACGCCTGCCTGATCTTTTACCTGGGCGGCTGGTATCTCGGAATGTGGCGCGGCAACTTCTCGTTGCTGCTGCTGATCCTCACGGTGGTGACGTTGGCCTACTGGCTGGCCGAGCGTTTCCACTTCCGTCCGGCCCGCGAGCGCGCCGCCGAGCGGCTGGCCCAACAGGCGCAGGCGCGCCGGGCGGAACTGGCTCGCCAGGGCATCCAGCAGGTCGACGGTGACGTCGAGGCGGCACGGCGGCAGGTGCTGGCCCAGCCATGGTGGCTCGACTGGACGGCGGGGCTGTTTCCCGTCATCTGCGCGGTGTTCCTGCTGCGCTCGTTCCTGTTCGAGCCGTTCAAGATCCCTTCCGGCTCGATGGTGCCCACGCTCCTGGTGGGTGACCTCATCCTCGTCAACAAGTACCACTACGGCATTCGCCTGCCGGTGGCCAACACCAAGATCGTCGAGAACCACACGCCCGAGCGTGGTGACGTGATCGTCTTCCGCTACCCGAAGGACACCTCCATCGACTACATCAAGCGGGTGGTGGGCGTGCCGGGTGATGAGGTGGCCTATCTGAACAAGCGGCTCTTCATCAACGGAAAGCCGGTGCCGACGCAGCCGTTGGGCGAGTACTACGACGAGGACAGCCGTCGTTACGCACAGATGTTCAGCGAGCAGTTGGGCGCGGTGGAGCACCGGGTGCTCACGCAGAAGGAGGCGCCGCCCTTCGTGATGGCGGCCGACGAGTACCCGCATCGCGACCAGTGCCGCTACACCGCCGAGGGTGTGGCTTGCAAGGTGCCGGCCGGCCACTACTTCGTGATGGGCGACAACCGCGACAACTCGCAAGATTCGCGCTACTGGGGCTTCGTGCCCGACGAGAACATCGTCGGAAAAGCCTTTTTCATTTGGATGAATTTGGGTAACCTCGGCCGGATCGGTTCGTTCAAGTGA
- the acpS gene encoding holo-ACP synthase, with amino-acid sequence MIYGIGTDLCDVRRIEAAWRRHGERFARRVLGPHELEVFHARMSRVEARGLRYLATRFSAKEAFSKAIGLGMRMPMTWRDCEVVKAPSGKPEIRLHGELKAWFEARSLRAHVSVTDETDMAASFVVVETTPTADA; translated from the coding sequence ATGATCTACGGCATCGGCACCGACCTGTGCGACGTGCGCCGCATCGAGGCAGCCTGGCGCAGGCATGGCGAGCGTTTCGCGCGCCGGGTGCTGGGACCTCACGAGCTGGAAGTCTTCCACGCCCGCATGAGCCGGGTCGAAGCGCGCGGCCTGCGGTACCTGGCGACGCGCTTTTCGGCCAAGGAGGCGTTCTCCAAGGCGATCGGGCTGGGCATGCGCATGCCGATGACCTGGCGCGACTGCGAGGTCGTCAAGGCCCCGAGCGGCAAGCCCGAGATTCGGCTGCACGGCGAACTGAAGGCCTGGTTCGAAGCGCGCTCGCTGCGCGCGCATGTGAGCGTGACGGACGAGACCGACATGGCGGCGAGCTTCGTGGTGGTGGAGACCACACCCACGGCCGATGCCTGA
- the rnc gene encoding ribonuclease III, with amino-acid sequence MTHALDDLQQRLGHRFGDPALLHTALTHRSFGADHNERLEFLGDAVLGLAMSALLYQRFAASDEGDLSRVRARLVRQDSLHQVALQLELPRCLRLGEGEARSGGAQRASILADALEALVGAVYLDAGFPAALAVVQRLFAQALAASDLQAAAKDPKTELQEWLQGRRMALPVYAIVETRGHAHQQVFVVRCSVDALGVSAQGEGSSRRAAEQEAARAVLATLKSGGR; translated from the coding sequence GTGACCCACGCCCTGGACGACCTGCAGCAGCGCCTCGGACATCGCTTCGGCGACCCGGCCCTGCTGCATACCGCGCTCACGCACCGCAGTTTCGGGGCCGATCACAACGAGCGGCTGGAGTTTCTCGGGGACGCGGTGCTCGGGCTGGCGATGTCCGCCCTGCTGTACCAGCGCTTCGCGGCGTCCGACGAAGGCGACCTCTCGCGCGTGCGGGCACGCCTGGTTCGCCAGGACAGCCTGCACCAGGTCGCCTTGCAACTCGAACTGCCCCGCTGCCTGCGCCTCGGCGAAGGCGAGGCCCGCAGCGGCGGCGCGCAGCGCGCCTCGATCCTCGCCGACGCACTGGAGGCCCTGGTCGGCGCGGTGTACCTCGACGCGGGCTTTCCGGCCGCGCTGGCCGTCGTGCAACGCCTGTTCGCCCAAGCGCTCGCCGCCTCGGACTTGCAAGCCGCCGCGAAGGACCCGAAGACCGAACTGCAGGAATGGCTGCAGGGGCGGCGCATGGCCTTGCCCGTCTATGCCATCGTCGAGACGCGGGGGCACGCGCACCAGCAGGTGTTCGTCGTCCGCTGCAGCGTCGACGCGCTGGGCGTGTCGGCGCAAGGAGAGGGCAGCTCGCGCCGCGCCGCCGAGCAGGAGGCCGCCCGCGCCGTCCTCGCTACACTGAAGTCTGGCGGGCGATAA
- a CDS encoding pyridoxine 5'-phosphate synthase — translation MIFAGPSDAPLLGVNIDHVATLRNARGGRHPDPVAAACLAVEAGADIITFHLREDRRHIRDEDVERLKEAIAVPLNFEAAVTDEMLGIIERVRPQHVCLVPERRQEVTTEGGLDVAGQFDRVREACQRLAQAGCRVSLFIGAEPAQIEAAAGTGAPCVELHTGAYANAWWDGDAAGMQRELDRLREGLRRARALGLRTHAGHGLALSDDAGPQARPSSTAAVAALPEVAELHIGHALIGRAVFVGLRQAIADFKAEAVRARRAAA, via the coding sequence ATGATCTTCGCCGGCCCCTCGGACGCGCCCTTGCTGGGCGTGAACATCGACCACGTCGCCACGCTGCGCAATGCGCGCGGGGGGCGCCACCCCGATCCCGTCGCCGCAGCCTGCCTGGCCGTCGAGGCCGGGGCCGACATCATCACTTTCCACCTGCGTGAAGACCGCCGGCACATCCGCGACGAGGACGTCGAGCGCCTGAAGGAGGCGATCGCGGTGCCGCTCAACTTCGAGGCGGCCGTCACCGACGAGATGCTCGGCATCATCGAGCGGGTGCGGCCGCAACATGTGTGCCTGGTGCCCGAGCGGCGCCAGGAAGTGACCACCGAAGGCGGGCTGGACGTGGCCGGCCAGTTCGACCGTGTGCGCGAGGCCTGCCAACGCCTTGCGCAGGCGGGGTGCCGTGTGTCCCTCTTCATCGGGGCGGAGCCGGCGCAGATCGAGGCCGCCGCGGGCACCGGCGCGCCGTGCGTGGAACTGCACACGGGCGCCTATGCGAACGCCTGGTGGGACGGCGATGCTGCGGGGATGCAGCGCGAACTGGACCGCTTGCGCGAGGGCTTGCGGCGCGCGCGCGCCCTGGGCCTGCGCACCCATGCGGGCCATGGGCTCGCGCTTTCGGACGATGCAGGCCCTCAGGCCCGCCCCAGCAGCACGGCCGCGGTCGCTGCCTTGCCGGAGGTGGCCGAGTTGCACATCGGGCACGCGCTCATCGGGCGGGCGGTGTTCGTCGGACTGCGCCAGGCGATCGCGGACTTCAAGGCCGAGGCGGTGCGAGCCCGGCGGGCGGCGGCATGA
- the recO gene encoding DNA repair protein RecO: MTSARSRTPVQRITGEPAYVLHRYDWSESSLILDVFTRHHGRVALVAKGAKRPYSQLRSALLPFQRLAVAFSVREEEGGEVHTLKAAEWAGGAAMLTGAALLTGFYLNELLMKLLARADPHPRLFDAYAATLPSLRGPEREVQRALRAFELLLLRELGVLPELDVVTLTQASVSDETVYRVHGDAGVMEAPAGEPGVPGRVLRSLERALQAWPVTGGPADVQQACEAALPELKAALRPLLHYHLGTSVLRTRQLLIELLPP; this comes from the coding sequence GTGACCTCCGCCCGCTCGCGCACCCCGGTGCAACGCATCACCGGCGAGCCGGCTTACGTGCTGCACCGGTACGACTGGAGCGAGTCCAGCCTGATCCTCGACGTCTTCACGCGTCACCACGGGCGTGTCGCGCTGGTGGCCAAAGGGGCCAAGCGGCCCTATTCGCAGTTGCGCTCGGCGCTGCTGCCCTTCCAGCGCCTGGCCGTGGCCTTCAGCGTGCGCGAGGAGGAGGGCGGCGAGGTCCACACCCTCAAGGCGGCCGAGTGGGCGGGCGGCGCAGCCATGCTCACCGGGGCGGCCTTGCTGACCGGCTTCTATCTCAATGAGCTGCTGATGAAGCTGCTGGCGCGGGCCGATCCGCATCCGCGGCTCTTCGATGCCTACGCGGCCACGCTGCCGAGTCTGCGAGGGCCGGAGCGCGAGGTGCAGCGTGCGCTGCGCGCCTTCGAGCTGCTGCTCCTGCGCGAGCTGGGTGTCTTGCCCGAGCTGGACGTGGTGACGCTCACCCAGGCCTCGGTGAGCGATGAGACGGTGTACCGAGTGCATGGCGACGCAGGCGTGATGGAGGCGCCGGCCGGCGAGCCCGGCGTGCCGGGCCGTGTGCTGAGGTCGCTGGAGCGAGCCCTCCAAGCGTGGCCGGTCACGGGTGGCCCCGCCGACGTGCAGCAGGCGTGTGAGGCCGCCCTGCCCGAGCTCAAGGCGGCCCTGCGGCCGCTGCTTCACTATCATCTGGGCACGTCGGTGCTGCGCACCCGCCAACTCCTCATCGAACTGCTGCCGCCATGA
- a CDS encoding DegQ family serine endoprotease: MTARTHTTHAVTLRWQRLAVTLLAALACLILWPLPGRAQAAAALPDFTELVDRVGPSVVNIRTTEKVRPGQMPGPQMDEEMQEFFRRFFGIPLPGPRQDPRRGPRQAPEEEQPRGLGSGFVLSADGYIMTNAHVVDGADEVYVTLADKREFKAKIVGADKRTDVAVVKIDASGLQPVRIGDVGKLKVGEWVVAIGSPFGLENTVTAGIVSAKARETGDYLPFIQTDVAINPGNSGGPLLNMRGEVVGINSQIYSRSGGFMGISFAIPIDEAMRVAEQLRTTGRVIRGRIGVQIDQVTREVAESIGLGKAMGALVRSVEEGGPAARAGMEPGDIITRFDGKAIEKASDLPRIVGNTKPGSKVEVQVFRRGATRNMHVTVAEFEPERSARAAPTEPRPSGPSAGVAGSLGLVVSDLTPAQQRELNVRGGVRVEAAEGPAARAGLREGDVILAVANTEVKDARQFEQLLSRMDRTKPFNVLFRRGEWAQYAVIRPR, from the coding sequence ATGACTGCAAGAACCCATACAACGCATGCAGTGACCCTGCGCTGGCAGCGCCTGGCCGTGACACTGCTCGCGGCCTTGGCGTGCCTGATCCTCTGGCCGCTGCCCGGACGGGCCCAGGCGGCCGCGGCGCTGCCCGATTTCACGGAACTGGTCGACCGCGTCGGGCCTTCGGTGGTCAACATTCGCACCACCGAGAAGGTGCGCCCCGGCCAGATGCCGGGCCCGCAGATGGACGAGGAGATGCAGGAGTTCTTCCGGCGCTTCTTCGGCATTCCGCTGCCCGGCCCGAGGCAGGATCCGCGCCGCGGGCCGCGCCAGGCGCCCGAGGAAGAGCAGCCGCGCGGACTGGGCTCGGGCTTCGTGCTGAGTGCGGACGGCTACATCATGACCAATGCGCACGTGGTGGACGGCGCCGACGAGGTGTACGTCACGCTGGCCGACAAGCGCGAGTTCAAGGCCAAGATCGTCGGGGCCGACAAGCGCACCGACGTGGCGGTGGTCAAGATCGACGCGAGTGGCCTGCAGCCCGTGCGCATCGGCGACGTCGGCAAGCTCAAGGTGGGCGAGTGGGTCGTGGCCATCGGCTCGCCGTTCGGCCTGGAGAACACCGTGACCGCCGGCATCGTGAGTGCCAAGGCGCGCGAGACGGGTGACTACCTGCCCTTCATCCAGACCGACGTCGCGATCAACCCGGGCAACTCCGGTGGCCCGCTGCTCAACATGCGCGGCGAGGTCGTCGGCATCAACTCGCAGATCTACAGCCGCTCGGGCGGCTTCATGGGCATCTCGTTCGCCATCCCCATCGACGAGGCGATGCGCGTCGCCGAACAGCTGCGCACCACGGGGCGCGTGATCCGGGGCCGCATCGGCGTGCAGATCGACCAGGTCACCCGCGAGGTCGCCGAGTCCATCGGGCTCGGCAAGGCGATGGGCGCGCTGGTTCGCAGCGTCGAGGAAGGCGGCCCGGCGGCGCGTGCCGGCATGGAGCCCGGTGACATCATCACGCGCTTCGACGGCAAGGCGATCGAGAAGGCCTCGGACCTGCCGCGCATCGTGGGCAACACCAAGCCCGGCAGCAAGGTGGAGGTGCAGGTCTTCCGCCGCGGGGCGACGCGCAACATGCACGTCACGGTGGCCGAGTTCGAGCCGGAGCGCAGCGCGCGTGCGGCGCCCACAGAGCCGCGCCCGAGCGGCCCTTCTGCGGGGGTGGCCGGCTCGCTGGGGCTGGTGGTGAGCGACCTCACCCCCGCGCAGCAGCGCGAACTGAACGTGCGCGGCGGCGTGCGTGTGGAGGCGGCCGAAGGGCCGGCCGCGCGCGCCGGGCTGCGCGAGGGCGATGTGATCCTTGCGGTGGCCAACACCGAGGTGAAGGACGCGCGACAGTTCGAGCAGCTGCTCTCACGCATGGACCGCACCAAACCGTTCAATGTCCTCTTCCGTCGAGGAGAGTGGGCGCAGTACGCAGTGATCCGCCCGCGCTGA
- the nagZ gene encoding beta-N-acetylhexosaminidase, which produces MNNTHSIHAPVVLDIAGTRLNDDDRRRLEHPLTGGLILFARNWEDRRQLTELTAEIKSIRPDVLICVDHEGGRVQRFRTDGFTHLPPMRTLGELWMRDALLATDAATACGYVLASELRACGVDLSFTPVLDLDHGPSGVIGDRAFHRDARVVTMLAKSVMHGLLLAGMQSCGKHFPGHGYVAADSHVDVPVDRRSLKAILEDDAKPYEWLSTSLPAVMPAHVIYPKVDKQPAGFSERWLQDILRGRLGFTGAIFSDDLSMQGASVAGTPVEAALAALNAGCDLVLLCNQSLDGGRPVDELLDGLWDALQQGRWQACARSEARRLDLLPQTAPRPWDELMHHAPYLQALSRLP; this is translated from the coding sequence ATGAACAACACCCACTCCATCCACGCCCCCGTGGTGCTCGACATCGCCGGCACCCGTCTGAACGATGACGACCGGCGCCGACTGGAACACCCGCTGACGGGCGGGCTGATCCTGTTCGCCCGCAACTGGGAAGACCGCCGGCAACTTACCGAACTGACGGCCGAGATCAAGTCGATCCGGCCCGATGTGCTGATATGCGTGGATCACGAAGGCGGGCGCGTGCAGCGCTTCCGCACCGACGGCTTCACCCACCTGCCGCCGATGCGCACGCTCGGCGAGTTGTGGATGCGCGATGCGCTGCTGGCCACCGACGCGGCCACCGCCTGCGGCTATGTGCTGGCGAGCGAGCTGCGCGCGTGCGGCGTGGACTTGAGCTTCACCCCTGTGCTCGACCTGGACCACGGGCCGAGCGGCGTGATCGGAGACCGCGCCTTCCACCGCGACGCGCGCGTGGTGACGATGCTCGCCAAGAGCGTGATGCACGGACTGCTGTTGGCCGGCATGCAATCGTGCGGCAAGCACTTCCCCGGCCACGGTTACGTGGCCGCCGATTCGCACGTGGACGTGCCGGTCGACCGCCGCTCGCTCAAGGCGATCCTCGAAGACGACGCCAAGCCCTACGAATGGCTCAGCACCTCGCTGCCCGCCGTGATGCCGGCGCACGTGATCTACCCGAAGGTGGACAAGCAGCCGGCGGGCTTCTCCGAGCGCTGGCTGCAAGACATCCTGCGCGGGCGGCTGGGCTTCACGGGTGCGATCTTCAGCGACGATCTCAGCATGCAAGGCGCGAGCGTGGCGGGCACCCCGGTGGAGGCGGCGCTCGCCGCGCTGAACGCCGGGTGCGACCTGGTTTTGCTGTGCAACCAGTCGCTCGACGGGGGGCGCCCGGTGGACGAGTTGCTGGACGGTCTGTGGGACGCGTTGCAGCAGGGCCGCTGGCAGGCCTGTGCGCGAAGCGAGGCCCGGCGCCTGGACCTGCTGCCGCAGACGGCGCCCCGTCCGTGGGACGAGTTGATGCACCACGCCCCGTACTTGCAGGCGCTGTCACGGCTGCCGTGA
- the era gene encoding GTPase Era, whose protein sequence is MTPSESPDSTVSAAEIAPEAQRCGLVAIVGRPNVGKSTLLNALVGQKVSITSRKAQTTRHRITGIRTEGDSQYVFVDTPGFQTRHSNALNRTLNRTVLATVSDVDVVLFVVEAGRFGLDDAKALAVIPSQIPTLLVANKLDKVVRRAELAPWLKSMQERHPFAEFVPMSAKRPDDVKKLLGIVRPYLPQQPWWYDPQALTDRSERFLAAEIVREKLFRLTGDELPYTSTVVIDQFEEEPMQAASAAAAKDGAAPRRPALKSRLCRIAATIVVEREAHKAIVIGEGGERIKRIGTEARLELEKLLDAKVFLELWVKVRSGWADDEERLRSYGYE, encoded by the coding sequence GTGACCCCTTCCGAGTCCCCGGACTCCACCGTCTCCGCGGCCGAGATCGCTCCCGAGGCGCAGCGCTGCGGCCTCGTCGCCATCGTCGGTCGCCCCAACGTGGGCAAGTCCACGCTGCTCAATGCGCTGGTGGGCCAGAAGGTCAGCATCACCTCGCGCAAGGCGCAGACGACGCGCCACCGCATCACCGGCATCCGCACCGAAGGCGACAGCCAGTATGTGTTCGTGGACACGCCCGGTTTCCAGACGCGCCACAGCAATGCGCTCAACCGCACGCTCAACCGCACGGTGCTGGCCACGGTGAGCGACGTGGACGTCGTGCTCTTCGTCGTCGAGGCCGGCCGCTTCGGCCTGGACGATGCGAAGGCGCTGGCGGTGATCCCGTCGCAGATCCCCACGCTGCTCGTGGCCAACAAGCTCGACAAGGTGGTGCGGCGCGCCGAACTGGCGCCGTGGCTCAAGAGCATGCAGGAGCGGCATCCCTTCGCGGAGTTCGTGCCCATGTCCGCCAAGCGGCCGGACGACGTGAAGAAGCTGCTCGGCATCGTTCGGCCCTACCTGCCACAGCAGCCGTGGTGGTACGACCCGCAGGCGCTGACCGACCGCAGCGAGCGGTTCCTGGCGGCCGAGATCGTGCGCGAGAAGCTCTTCCGGCTGACCGGCGACGAGCTGCCGTACACCTCCACGGTCGTGATCGACCAGTTCGAGGAGGAGCCGATGCAAGCGGCGAGCGCAGCCGCGGCCAAGGACGGTGCCGCGCCCCGACGCCCCGCACTGAAGAGTCGCCTGTGTCGCATCGCGGCCACCATCGTCGTGGAGCGCGAGGCGCACAAGGCAATCGTGATCGGCGAGGGCGGAGAGCGGATCAAGCGCATCGGCACCGAGGCGCGCCTGGAGCTGGAGAAGCTGCTCGACGCCAAGGTCTTCCTCGAGCTGTGGGTCAAGGTGCGCTCGGGCTGGGCCGACGACGAGGAGCGCCTGCGCAGCTACGGGTACGAATGA